The DNA segment ATCCGTCAAGGCCTGTTGATGCAAGGGTGAAAGATTTGCTGGGGCAAATGAACCTGGACGAGAAAACCTGTCAGACAGCAACACTTTACGGTTACGGAAGGGTTCTAAAAGACGAAATGCCGACAGCGGAATGGAAAACGAGTATCTGGAAAGATGGTATCGCAAATATAGATGAGGAACTGAATAGCCTGCCTTATAATAAAAAGGCCGTTACACAATATTCTTTCCCTTTTAGCAAACATGCCCATGCCATTAATACCGTGCAGAAGTGGTTTGTAGAGGAAACCCGCCTGGGTATTCCGGTAGATTTCAGTAATGAAGGTATTCATGGTTTATGCCACGATCGGGCTACCCCTTTTCCGGCCCCTGTGAATATCGGCAGTACCTGGAACAAAAGTATTGTGTACCAGGCAGGAAGTATTGTTGGCCGTGAAGCAAAGGCATTGGGCTATACCAATGTATATGCACCGATCCTTGATGTTGCCCGCGACCAGCGCTGGGGAAGGGTAGTGGAATGTTATGCAGAAGACCCTTTTTTGATTGCAGAATTAGGTAAACAAATGACCATGGGTATCCAGGACCAGGGAACTGCTGCTACCTTAAAGCATTATGCTGTATATAGTGTGCCTAAAGGCGGACGCGACGGACAGGCACGTACTGATCCGCATGTAGCGCCAAGGGAAATGCATGAAATGTTCCTATATCCGTTCAGAAGAGTAATCCAGGAAGCTAAACCTATGGGCATCATGAGCAGTTATAATGATTGGAACGGAGAACCTGTAACCGGAAGTTATTATTTTCTTACAGAGCTGCTGCGTAAACAATACGGTTTTGATGGCTATGTGGTTTCGGACAGTGAAGCGGTAGAATTTATTTCGGGTAAACATCATGTGGCAGAAGATTACAAGCAGGCTGTTAAACAGGCTATAGAGGCTGGCTTAAATGTGCGTACCCACTTTACCAAGCCCGAAAACTTTATCCTTCCGCTAAGAGAATTGGTTAAGGAAGGTTCGGTATCTATGAAAACGCTTGATGAACGTGTGGCTGATGTATTGCGTGTAAAGTTCAGACTGGGCCTTTTTGATGACCCTTATGTAAAAGACCCGGCCGCTGCAGACAAAAAGGTGCATACCAGGGCGGATGAAGAGCTGGCGGTACAACTGAACAGGGAATCTATGGTATTGTTAAAAAACGATAAAAACCTGTTGCCACTTGATATTGCTAAATATAAGCGCATCCTGGTTAGCGGACCATTGGCTACCGAGATAAATTACACCACCAGCAGGTATGGCCCCTCAAATAACCCTATTGTTTCTATCCTTGATGGAATAAAAGCTTATGCAGGTAAAAATTCAACAATAGCCTATAGTAAAGGCTGTGAGGTGATTGACGCCAAGTGGCCGGAAAGTGAGATTATTCCTGTCGAACTTACCACTGAAGAACAGCTGCAAATTGACCAGGCTGTGGCAGCTGCAAAAGCATCAGATGTTATTATTGCTGTAGTAGGAGAGACCGATGAACAGGTTGGGGAAAGTAAATCCAGAACCGGCTTAAATTTGCCGGGGCGCCAGTTAATGCTGTTACAGGCCTTGCATGCTACAGGCAAGCCTGTAGTAATGGTTATGGTGAACGGACGTCCTTTGACCATCAACTGGGAAAACCGCTACTTGCCGGCCATCCTGCAGGCAGGATTTCCCGGGCCATCAGCAGGTAAAGTAGTAGCCGAAACATTATTCGGTGATAACAATCCCGGAGGTAAACTGACAATGACCTATCCAAAATCTATCGGGCAAATTGAGCTGAATTTCCCTTTCAAACCAGGATCGCAGGCTGGTCAGGGTAAAAATGACGATCCAAACGGGAACGGAAAAACCAGGGTGCTTGGTGCGCTGTACCCATTTGGATACGGCTTAAGTTATACCACTTTTGAGTTCAGTAATTTAAATCTGGACAAGAAAGAAATCCATAACCAGGCCGATGTACAGGTCAGTGTTGATGTGAAAAACACCGGTCAGCGCAAGGGTGATGAAGTGGTACAACTGTACCTGAAAGATGTAGTCAGCAGCGTGACTACCTATGAATCTGTATTGAGGGGATTTGAACGTGTGAGTCTGGCACCCGGTGAAACCAAAACCCTTAAGTTTACCCTTCATCCGGACGATCTGGCCATCCTTGATAAAAACATGAACCGGACTGTTGAACCCGGAAAATTCATTGTCATGATTGGTAACTCTTCAGAAGATATTAAACTGAAAAAGGAATTTACAGTAAAATAGAACCCGAGCAGATCATGCAACCTGCAGGACCTCTCTGCTTTGAAACAAAAATTACCTTCTCAGAAAGAGCCTAAGCGTTCTTCGCTTCTTCAGCGAAGTAATGCGGCTCTTGAAAAGCATGGTTATTTTTGACTTGCCGCTGCTGCCTCTGCTTTAGCTTTTTTCTTAAAGAATCCCCTCAACAGGAAGTTATGCTGCAGTGCCTCCATATTTTCGTCTAATTTCTGGCTGCTGGTTTCCAGGTTTTTCATAATGCCTTTTATGTGGTCGGCGGTTTGCTGGTCATTGATGAGTAAACCTACTGCATTATCTGTCTGGTTAAATTTTGAGGTTGCCTTATTCAGGTTCTCTGTCATTGCAGAAGCAGATTCCGCAGTTTTTTGCAATTCATTTACCGCAGTTTGCAATTTTGCAAAAACAGCCGTATCTGTCATAAGTTTATCTGTTAAGCCACCCTTGGTGTTCAGGGTTTTGGTAAACGTATTCATCTCAGCAGCCATTCTGTTTGCCGATTCAGTTGTAGTTTTCAGATTTTCTACAATAGCTTTAAAATTCTTTGCAATCTGCTCGTCAGTAAGCAATGCACCCGCGGCGCCTTTGCCCTCTACAAGATTTTGTGCCAGTACTTTAAAATCAGAAGTTACATCAACCAGGTTTTTATTGTTCACCTGGAAAGTTTTCATTATATCGTCTGTAGACAGTGTGCTGGCCACCTGAAGCTGATCTCCATCTTCAACAAAAGGAAATTTCGGATTTCCTCCACTGATGACTACAATTTTGTTTCCGATCAATCCGTCAGAGCTGATGCTTGCTGCCGCATTTTTATGAATATATTTGTGGGCATCCTCTTCGATGTTCATAAACACCTGGACCTGGGAAATGCCATAAAACTGGATCTTTTTGATCGTTCCGATCTTAACACCTGAAAACCATACATTATTTCCGGCTTTAAGACCTTGTATATCGCTAAAAACAGCATTCACAGTAAAGCTTTTTACAAACGCTTTTCGTTGGCTTCCTAAAGTGAAAACCCCTAAAACGAATATGACCAGGCCCAGGAGTATAAAAACTCCTACTGTTATCTGTTTACGGTTGTCTGTTACTTGCATATATTATTGAATAAAATTATAATCGTAAAAGGGTTTCACCCTTTCATCGTTTGTGTTAAATACTTCTTCAAATGTACCCAGGCGCTGAAATTGCCCGTCCAAAAGCATGGCCACCCGGTTTCCTACCGCTTTTGCGCAGGTAAGGTCGTGTGTGATTACAATTGAACTGGTATGGAAACGCTCCTGTACCTGGTTAATCAGGCTATTGATCTCCAGGCAGGTAATGGGGTCAAGACCTGCTGTAGGTTCGTCGTACAGCATAATTTCAGGCCGTAAAATAAGTGTGCGCGCTATACCAATCCTTTTTCTTTGTCCACCCGATAATTCAGATGGCATTTGATTGATGGTTTGCAATAGGCCAACGGCATCCAGCATTTCTTCCACAGCAAGGTTTACTTCAGCTTTGCTGAGGTTTCTCTGGTTTCTTACCAGTGGGAATTCAAGGTTCTGCCTCACAGTCATACTGTCATAGAGGGCACTGTTCTGGAAAGAGAAACCCACTTTTAGCCTTAAGGCCAGTAGTTCTTTATAAGTGATCTGATCTACATACTGGTTCAGTACTTTAATCATACCGGCGTCTGGAGTAAGCAATCCTACTATGATTTTAATCAGTACTGATTTCCCGGTTCCGGATTTTCCAAGAACAACCAGGTTTTCTCCTTTATACAAATCCAGGTCTACACCTTTAAGTACATGGTAGTTGCCGAAAGATTTGTTCAGTCCTTTGATCTCTATTACCTTTTCGTTCTGATGAAATGATTTCTTTTCCATAATTTATGATCAGCTTCTGAATAAACCAAAAAATTGTACGGAAACCACTTCTTCTATAAAAATGAGGAACATGGCAATCACCACGGCAGAATTAGCCGCTTTACCAACACCTTCAGTTCCTTTAGACGAATTATAGCCCTGATAGCAGCCAACCATACCAATGGTAAAGCCAAAAAGAATAGCTTTAACTGTGGATGCAGTGATATCCAGGAAAGTGATCTGTTCCAGGGAGGACTGAAAAAAGGCTCTTGCACTGGTACCCTCACTTAAAGAAACATTAAGTAAAGCACCCAGCATCCCCACCATCGCAGTATAAAAAGTAAGAATGGGTATGGTAATGGTTGCTGCCAGTACGCGTGTAGAAACGAGGAATTTAAAAGGATTGGTTGCCGAAACTTCCATGGCATCAATTTGTTCTGTAACGCGCATAGATCCAAGTTCGGCCCCTATACTTGAACCCACTTTACCAGCTGCAATCAAACCGGTTAATAGGGGGGCCAGGGTTCGCAATAAAGCTATTCCAACAAGAGAGGGCAGCCATGAAGTGGCACCAAACTCAGATAATGAAGGGCGGGATTGTTTGGTAAATACAATACCGGTAATGAAGCCTGTGGTAGAGATGAGCAAGGCCGAGCGATAACCAATTTCATAGCATTGGCGGAACAGTTCTCTTGCTTCATAAGGTGGAAGAAAACCCTCTTTAAAAAAGCGGGCAATAAACTTATAAACATCATATAAGGTTAAAAACATTCGGGCTAATTTGCCCGGTCCCTTAACTTCTTCTTGCATTAATGCTGGGCTTTCGGCTTTTTTCTCCATGAATCAGGCTCTTGCTTTAGGGCGTTACTATCAAACCATAAGCCAGAATTTTGTAAAGTTAGTGCTTGCATTATAAATTGAATGTAAATTTATAGTTTGGTTTACCGTTTTTTATTTATTTAGAATGATTATAAAAAGTTGGTAAGTTTGTATCAGAATCAGCTCATTATGAAAGAACCACTTAGTGAAGAAGTATTGATGTATATTGCCAGCCAGCTGAGCAAGCCGGAAGGGGCAGATGGTATTTTAACCGCCGAACGTATGGCGCATACCAATAATAACATGACAAATGCAGCCATTAAAGCATTGAATATTGTTGATAAAAATGTAGTGCTTGAAATAGGGCCGGGTAATGGCAGACATGTCATGCATTTAATGAGCACTGCGGCCGGTTTGCGCTATTATGGGGTGGATATTTCCGATACCATGATTACCGAAGCGCATAAAATAAATGAAAGGATAGTGAGCAGCGGACAAGTTTCTTTTGGACTGACCAGTGCTGCCCAACTGAATTTTACTGCCGGGTTTTTTGACAGGATTTTAACAGTAAATACGCTTTACTTCTGGGAGAACCCGCTTTTGTATGCCCGGGAAGTGCTGCGGGTGTTAAAGCCTGGTGGTGTGTTTTGTCTGGCCATTGCAACAGCCGCTTTTATGAAAGGACTGCCCTTTACAAAATATAAGTTTAAGCTGTATGAGAAGATGGAAGTTGAGCAGCTTTTGAAGACAGCAGGTTTTGCTATCTTAAATATAGTGGAAGAAAAAGACCTGACCACCAGCCATACCGGAGATGAGGTAGACCGCGACATTATTCTTGTAACGGCGACAAAAGACAAAAGATTAAAAAATAAGTCCTGAACTGATTTTTTTAAAAAAAATACAAAATTCTTTCAGTTGATTTGGAATAAATCTAAATAATAATCACCTTTGTGTCAATCCATAATGATCAATGCAAAACTTAACCATTCAGTCTTCAGTCGATTTTGTTGAGGTGTTTAGTACTAGTGCCGGTGCTATTTTTCAATCGGATAGCGAGAACTGCTGGTATGTAGACTTTGCAGGCAAGCTGGCCCGTTTTGATTATCGTAACATATTGAAGCTAAAAAAGGCAGTATACCATATCGATATTGAGGCCATGCTGCTTGATAACACCAAATCGCCCGATGTAGAGATCATTTTTATATGTGCCTGCGATCACTGCTATGTGTTGTCCTTAATACAGATCATTGAACTGAAGGAATTGTTGCAGGGCATGTTCGTTATGCTTGAACTTAACCACATCATTCATGACCGGCTTTGCCGCCTAATCAGCTGATCAGGCTGGAATTAGATTCTTTCCATATTAACCTTATTTTCACCATTGTAAATTCTTAGCCGTATTTTTGTATAAGGAAATAAGAAAATTAATATATAGTATTATGAAAGACATCATGCGTGTTAAGTGTTTACTCTCTTCAGATGTAGAGACACTTATAAACCAACAAATAAAAAAAGAAGCACACTCATCGGCTATTTATCTTTCAATGGCATCATGGTGCAACAGAAATGGCTATGATTTTTCTGCTGATTATTTCTTTAAACAGGCAGAAGAAGAAAGAATGCACCAGCTTAAATTCTTTAAGTATGTACTCGATATGGGTGGCAATGCTGTTTCTCCTGAAATAACAAATGTTAAAGCTGAATACAATTCTTTCCGTGAAGTTTTTGAAGAGGCCCTGGAACAGGAGATTAGCGTTACACAATCCATTAAGAACATTGCGGCCCGTTGTCACAAAGAACAGGATTATGTAACCCTGGAATTCCTGAACTGGTTCTTCAGAGAACAAAGAGAAGAAGAATACAAAGCACGTCGTGCCCTTGAATTGTTTGATGTGATTGGCGAAGAAGGAACGGGAAGATGGCAGATTGACAAGCATGTGGGACAAATTACCTACAGCAGCGAAGCCTAATAAATATTGTTCCCGGGTTTTCCGGTGATAAAGGTACATACTCATGCAACAGGCAAAACAGTATGTACCTTTTTTTGTTTATAATTTATCCATGGGGCCATGTCAAAGAAAAAAGATAAAAAGAAGAAAAAGGATAAAAAGAAAAAGGAATGCTGTGAAAAGTATCTGACAGGAAAAAGGTGTAAAAACTGTCCAAATGCCTAGATTAAATGTGATAACCCTGGCTGTGCATTTCTGTTGCAATAAAACGCTGATATTGCTTGTTGTTTAAAGGATAATCCCAGCAACCCATTCTGTGGTACAGCTGTCCGCCAAAACCACTTTTAAACTTATACAATCCATACAAGGGATGAGCAGGGTCTGGCCTGGGCGCCACACCAAACAAATCATATTCTATGCAGCCTTTTTCTTTAGCAATTTTCATGGCTTCCCACTGCAGGGCGTAGGTGGCCATGTAGTTGCGGTTTGAAGAAGAAGAGGCCCCATACAGATAGGTACCTCTGTTGCCAGAGATCACCAGGAACATTGCGGCCAAAGGCTGTCCATCCAGTTCAGCCAGCAAGAGTTCCACATCGGCAGGTGAAGCGGTATTTTCGGCGCGTGCAGTTAATACCGTTTTGAAATAGGTAATGTCGTTGATATGGATGCGGTTGCGCAAGGCTGTTTCCTGGTACAGTGCATACCATACCTGCAGGTTCTCCATCCCTACTTTTTTAACATTAATCCCTTTTCTGTACGATAGGTTAATGTTGTATCTTGTTTTTGGCTTCATGGCGTCGAGCAGCAGGGTGCTGTCGCCCTGCAGATCCAGGAATATAGTGTTTGACGGAAGGATATCCGAATTTGCTTTTCTCAGGTTCCAGTTAACCGTGTTAAAATTAAAGCGGAATTCCTGGTATTTCTTTTCAGGAGGTCCATTCCAGTTACCCAACTGATCAAAATCATTATTGTCTTTAGCCCAATGGGACTGCCAGGCCAGATCGTACCTGATCAATATGCATTTTGAGGGCAGATGGGGACGAAGAGATTCTGAAAGTTCTTCCAGAAATTTGCCCTGGTATTCTTCATTAGGTTCTATTTCCGGGCCATATGGTACATAGGCCACAGTATGTTCACGGTCTAAAGGTTGTAACAGTACCAGGAAATCGGCATGGGTATAGGTATTGTTTAAGGCACTGGTATAAATGCTTCCATCTTCTACCTTAAAATTAAATGCTTTTGATTGCAGGCCTTGCTTGGCTTTTACTTCAGACCAGAATGCTGTTTGCTGGATAATGGCAGTTTCATAAACTTCTTTAATGTCTTTTTTCTCAATAACAATATTCATCTCATTTGCTTAACCTGCAAAGTTCGGGAATATAATTGTGATAAGCCAATAATCACCTAAGCCATGTCGCCCAAATGATAGCAATGCCTGCACCTGGGTTCATAACTGTCCTTTTCGCCTAGCAGGATCGTACTTTCACTGGCAGCTGTACGGTAAGAGTATACAGCCGGACTTCCACAACGTACACATACTGCATTTACCTTGGTTACCAGCTCGGCAATAGCCATTAATGCGGGTACTGGGCCAAAAGGTTTGCCCTGAAAGTCCATATCGAGACCAGCAACGATTACCCTGATCCCTTTCTGGGCAAGTTTATTACAAACTTCAGGCAGGTTATCATCAAAAAACTGTGCTTCATCAATACCAACAACCTGTGTATTGGCACCCAGCAGCAGAATTGCAGCAGAGTTTTCGACCGGTGTAGACTGGATGGAATTCAGATCGTGCGAAACTACAGCGGTTTCATCATAGCGGGTATCTGTTTTGGGTTTAAAGATCTCTACATTCAGTTTAGCAATCTGCGCACGTTTTAGCCTTCTTAACAATTCTTCGGTCTTACCCGAAAACATAGAGCCACAAATCACTTCAATGCTGCCGCAATACTCACCCCGCCTGTAATTTTGTTCGCTGAATAACATTTATAATAGGATCTTAAAGCCTGCTAATATCGAAATTTTGTAGTACTTTTGAGTGTCAAGTTACTAACATAAAACATCAATTCTACCGTTATTAAGTTATGATGAACCAAGAGGATATTTTCAAAAAAGTAGGGCAGATATTAAACGAACTTCAGGATCAGTACGAGTTTTTAGCTCAAAATCCGAAGCAACTCAATGAATTAGAACTGGAGCTCTTTCTGGCGAATGCAAACTTTTTATCAGATCATGTTCAGATAGTAAGAAAAATTAATAGCAATAAAGTAATAAAAGCAATTCCTGAGCATACGGCTGCTGAGGTTAAAGAAGAACCTCAGCAGAAGGTTGAAAATGAGATTTCTTTACCTGAACCTGTAACAGCAACAGAAGAAGTACCTGTGCAGGAGGCTGAAGAAATTGTTGAAGAGGTTTATGAAGAAACACGGGAACCTTTAAAGTTTGAATTTATATTAAGTGAAACACCGGAGACCGATAAGTTTGAGTTTGAAGAGAAACCAGTTGATGCTATTTTTGACAGGCCCTTAAGTAAAGAAGAAGAACAGATCATTGCGCAAAAACAACAGCAGATGTACAGCCGGGTTGAGCCGCATACAGAAAAAGAACCTGAACTTTTCCCGGCATCAGGAAAACCTGAACCCATAACAGAACTGATACCCGATAAGGTTGAGGAAAAAATTGTGCTCCCGGTTACACCAGAACCCTTAATGGATCAGGCAGCAGAAAAAATAATTGAACCCAATCCGGTAAAACCGACTTTAAACGATCTGCTGGCGGGTAAAAATCACCAGCCTGCCAGTTTTAATGAGGGCAGCAGCAAGCCGCCGATAACTGATCTGAAACAGGCCATCAACCTTAATGAGAAGTTATTATATATTAAAGATCTTTTTAATGGCTATAACCTTGCTTATGCAGAGGCCATTGAACTGATCAATAAAATGCCTGATTTTAAAACGGCCGATGCTTTTTTAAAGAATAACTATGCCGTTAAAAACAACTGGGCGGCAAAACAAGGCACTG comes from the Pedobacter heparinus DSM 2366 genome and includes:
- a CDS encoding glycoside hydrolase family 3 N-terminal domain-containing protein — encoded protein: MKYKSFSTLAFLFLVTTAGAQLKNIYHKGWVDFNKNGRMDVFEDPSRPVDARVKDLLGQMNLDEKTCQTATLYGYGRVLKDEMPTAEWKTSIWKDGIANIDEELNSLPYNKKAVTQYSFPFSKHAHAINTVQKWFVEETRLGIPVDFSNEGIHGLCHDRATPFPAPVNIGSTWNKSIVYQAGSIVGREAKALGYTNVYAPILDVARDQRWGRVVECYAEDPFLIAELGKQMTMGIQDQGTAATLKHYAVYSVPKGGRDGQARTDPHVAPREMHEMFLYPFRRVIQEAKPMGIMSSYNDWNGEPVTGSYYFLTELLRKQYGFDGYVVSDSEAVEFISGKHHVAEDYKQAVKQAIEAGLNVRTHFTKPENFILPLRELVKEGSVSMKTLDERVADVLRVKFRLGLFDDPYVKDPAAADKKVHTRADEELAVQLNRESMVLLKNDKNLLPLDIAKYKRILVSGPLATEINYTTSRYGPSNNPIVSILDGIKAYAGKNSTIAYSKGCEVIDAKWPESEIIPVELTTEEQLQIDQAVAAAKASDVIIAVVGETDEQVGESKSRTGLNLPGRQLMLLQALHATGKPVVMVMVNGRPLTINWENRYLPAILQAGFPGPSAGKVVAETLFGDNNPGGKLTMTYPKSIGQIELNFPFKPGSQAGQGKNDDPNGNGKTRVLGALYPFGYGLSYTTFEFSNLNLDKKEIHNQADVQVSVDVKNTGQRKGDEVVQLYLKDVVSSVTTYESVLRGFERVSLAPGETKTLKFTLHPDDLAILDKNMNRTVEPGKFIVMIGNSSEDIKLKKEFTVK
- a CDS encoding MlaD family protein gives rise to the protein MQVTDNRKQITVGVFILLGLVIFVLGVFTLGSQRKAFVKSFTVNAVFSDIQGLKAGNNVWFSGVKIGTIKKIQFYGISQVQVFMNIEEDAHKYIHKNAAASISSDGLIGNKIVVISGGNPKFPFVEDGDQLQVASTLSTDDIMKTFQVNNKNLVDVTSDFKVLAQNLVEGKGAAGALLTDEQIAKNFKAIVENLKTTTESANRMAAEMNTFTKTLNTKGGLTDKLMTDTAVFAKLQTAVNELQKTAESASAMTENLNKATSKFNQTDNAVGLLINDQQTADHIKGIMKNLETSSQKLDENMEALQHNFLLRGFFKKKAKAEAAAASQK
- a CDS encoding ABC transporter ATP-binding protein, translated to MEKKSFHQNEKVIEIKGLNKSFGNYHVLKGVDLDLYKGENLVVLGKSGTGKSVLIKIIVGLLTPDAGMIKVLNQYVDQITYKELLALRLKVGFSFQNSALYDSMTVRQNLEFPLVRNQRNLSKAEVNLAVEEMLDAVGLLQTINQMPSELSGGQRKRIGIARTLILRPEIMLYDEPTAGLDPITCLEINSLINQVQERFHTSSIVITHDLTCAKAVGNRVAMLLDGQFQRLGTFEEVFNTNDERVKPFYDYNFIQ
- a CDS encoding MlaE family ABC transporter permease translates to MEKKAESPALMQEEVKGPGKLARMFLTLYDVYKFIARFFKEGFLPPYEARELFRQCYEIGYRSALLISTTGFITGIVFTKQSRPSLSEFGATSWLPSLVGIALLRTLAPLLTGLIAAGKVGSSIGAELGSMRVTEQIDAMEVSATNPFKFLVSTRVLAATITIPILTFYTAMVGMLGALLNVSLSEGTSARAFFQSSLEQITFLDITASTVKAILFGFTIGMVGCYQGYNSSKGTEGVGKAANSAVVIAMFLIFIEEVVSVQFFGLFRS
- a CDS encoding class I SAM-dependent methyltransferase; the protein is MKEPLSEEVLMYIASQLSKPEGADGILTAERMAHTNNNMTNAAIKALNIVDKNVVLEIGPGNGRHVMHLMSTAAGLRYYGVDISDTMITEAHKINERIVSSGQVSFGLTSAAQLNFTAGFFDRILTVNTLYFWENPLLYAREVLRVLKPGGVFCLAIATAAFMKGLPFTKYKFKLYEKMEVEQLLKTAGFAILNIVEEKDLTTSHTGDEVDRDIILVTATKDKRLKNKS
- a CDS encoding ferritin, coding for MKDIMRVKCLLSSDVETLINQQIKKEAHSSAIYLSMASWCNRNGYDFSADYFFKQAEEERMHQLKFFKYVLDMGGNAVSPEITNVKAEYNSFREVFEEALEQEISVTQSIKNIAARCHKEQDYVTLEFLNWFFREQREEEYKARRALELFDVIGEEGTGRWQIDKHVGQITYSSEA
- a CDS encoding lipid II:glycine glycyltransferase FemX, which produces MNIVIEKKDIKEVYETAIIQQTAFWSEVKAKQGLQSKAFNFKVEDGSIYTSALNNTYTHADFLVLLQPLDREHTVAYVPYGPEIEPNEEYQGKFLEELSESLRPHLPSKCILIRYDLAWQSHWAKDNNDFDQLGNWNGPPEKKYQEFRFNFNTVNWNLRKANSDILPSNTIFLDLQGDSTLLLDAMKPKTRYNINLSYRKGINVKKVGMENLQVWYALYQETALRNRIHINDITYFKTVLTARAENTASPADVELLLAELDGQPLAAMFLVISGNRGTYLYGASSSSNRNYMATYALQWEAMKIAKEKGCIEYDLFGVAPRPDPAHPLYGLYKFKSGFGGQLYHRMGCWDYPLNNKQYQRFIATEMHSQGYHI
- a CDS encoding thymidine kinase, producing the protein MLFSEQNYRRGEYCGSIEVICGSMFSGKTEELLRRLKRAQIAKLNVEIFKPKTDTRYDETAVVSHDLNSIQSTPVENSAAILLLGANTQVVGIDEAQFFDDNLPEVCNKLAQKGIRVIVAGLDMDFQGKPFGPVPALMAIAELVTKVNAVCVRCGSPAVYSYRTAASESTILLGEKDSYEPRCRHCYHLGDMA